The Sander vitreus isolate 19-12246 chromosome 5, sanVit1, whole genome shotgun sequence genome includes a region encoding these proteins:
- the ap1b1 gene encoding AP-1 complex subunit beta-1 isoform X2, translating to MQEWANQLCENRQFGSKMTDSKYFTTTKKGEIFELKAELNSDKKEKKKEAVKKVIASMTVGKDVSALFPDVVNCMQTDNLELKKLVYLYLMNYAKSQPDMAIMAVNTFVKDCEDPNPLIRALAVRTMGCIRVDKITEYLCEPLRKCLKDEDPYVRKTAAVCVAKLHDINAQLVEDQGFLDTLKDLISDSNPMVVANAVAALSEIAESHPNSNLLDLNPQTINKLLTALNECTEWGQIFILDCLANYTPRDDRESQSICERVTPRLSHANSAVVLSAVKVLMKFMEMLPKDLDYYGTLLKKLAPPLVTLLSAEPELQYVALRNINLIVQRRPEILKHEMKVFFVKYNDPIYVKLEKLDIMIRLASQANIAQVLAELKEYATEVDVDFVRKAVRAIGRCAIKVEQSAERCVSTLLDLIQTKVNYVVQEAIVVIKDIFRKYPNKYESVIATLCENLDSLDEPEARAAMIWIVGEYAERIDNADELLESFLEGFHDESTQVQLQLLTAIVKLFLKKPTETQELVQQVLSLATQDSDNPDLRDRGYIYWRLLSTDPVAAKEVVLAEKPLISEETDLIEPTLLEELICHIGTLASVYHKPPSAFVEGSRGVQHKRLPGSAGSGESVESPDTGSAAGVSEAPPAVIPSQGDLLGDLLNLDLTPPTTTGPPPPPASSGMQMGAMDLLGGGLDSLLGGDLGGGPAMGTGFGAPPAALPASFNVPVSGGLDDLFDLGGGVGMPMGAFNPPKTVWLPAMKAKGLEISGTFVRRAGVIQMEMTLTNKAMSVMTDFAIQFNRNSFGLAPAGPLQVLTPLSPNQSIEAALPLSTVGPVMKMEPLNNLQVAVKNNIDVFYFSCQYPISMLFAEDGKMERQVFLATWKDIPNDNESQFQIKDCHLNSDAASNKLQGSNIFTIAKRTVEGQDMLYQSMKLTNGIWVLAELRVQAGNPNYTISLKCRAPEVSQCVFQNYEMVLKN from the exons ATGCAGGAATGGGCGAATCAATTATGC GAGAATCGACAATTTGGATCCAAGATGACGGACTCCAAGTACTTCACCACTACCAAGAAAG GGGAGATCTTTGAGCTCAAGGCAGAGCTGAACAGTgataagaaagagaagaagaaggaggctGTGAAGAAGGTCATTGCATCCATGACAGTTGGCAAGGATGTCAG CGCTCTGTTCCCAGATGTTGTGAACTGCATGCAGACGGACAACCTGGAACTGAAAAAGCTGGTCTACCTCTACCTGATGAACTATGCCAAGAGTCAGCCAGACATGGCTATCATGGCTGTTAACACTTTTGTAAAG GACTGTGAAGACCCTAACCCTCTAATCCGGGCCCTTGCTGTTCGTACAATGGGCTGCATCCGTGTGGACAAGATCACCGAGTACCTGTGTGAGCCACTGAGGAAATGTCTGAAGGATGAAGACCCGTATGTAAGGAAGACAGCCGCTGTGTGTGTTGCAAAGCTCCATGATATCAACGCCCAGTTGGTGGAGGACCAAGGCTTCCTGGACACCCTTAAAGACCTCATCTCTGACTCCAACCCCATG GTTGTAGCAAATGCAGTGGCAGCGCTCTCTGAGATAGCCGAGTCTCACCCCAACAGTAATCTACTGGACCTGAACCCTCAGACCATCAATAAGTTGCTGACAGCTTTAAATGAGTGTACAGAGTGGGGGCAGATATTCATTCTTGACTGCCTGGCCAATTACACACCTCGTGATGACCGCGAGTCCCAAAG CATCTGTGAGCGTGTCACCCCACGGCTCTCCCACGCCAACTCTGCAGTGGTTTTGTCAGCTGTTAAAGTTTTAATGAAGTTCATGGAGATGCTGCCCAAAGACTTGGACTACTATGGCACCCTGCTGAAGAAGCTCGCCCCACCTCTGGTCACTCTCCTCTCTGCTGAGCCAGAGTTGCAATATGTGGCTCTTAGAAACATCAACCTCATCGTACAGAGACG cccAGAGATCCTGAAACATGAGATGAAGGTTTTCTTTGTAAAGTATAATGACCCAATCTATGTCAAACTGGAGAAGCTGGACATTATGATTCGCCTAGCATCTCAAGCCAACATTGCCCAG GTCCTTGCGGAGCTGAAGGAGTACGCCACTGAGGTGGATGTGGACTTTGTCCGTAAAGCGGTCAGAGCCATTGGCCGCTGTGCCATCAAAGTAGAG CAATCGgcagagcgctgtgtcagcacaCTGCTAGACCTCATCCAAACCAAGGTCAACTATGTGGTGCAGGAGGCCATTGTGGTTATCAAGGACATCTTTCGCAAGTACCCCAACAA GTATGAGAGTGTGATTGCCACCCTGTGTGAAAACCTGGACTCCCTGGATGAGCCGGAGGCACGTGCCGCCATGATCTGGATTGTGGGAGAGTATGCTGAGCGCATCGACAACGCTGATGAGCTGCTGGAGAGCTTTTTGGAGGGTTTTCATGATGAAAGCactcag GTGCAGTTGCAGCTGCTGACAGCAATCGTTAAGTTGTTCCTGAAAAAGCCCACCGAGACCCAGGAGTTGGTGCAGCAGGTGTTAAGCCTGGCCACACAG GACTCTGATAACCCAGACCTCAGGGACCGGGGCTACATCTACTGGCGTCTACTCTCGACAGACCCAGTGGCTGCCAAGGAGGTGGTTCTGGCTGAGAAGCCCCTGATCTCTGAGGAGACGGATCTGATTGAGCCCACACTGCTGGAGGAGCTCATCTGCCACATTGGTACTCTGGCCTCTGTCTACCACAAGCCTCCCAGTGCCTTTGTTGAGGGCAGCCGTGGTGTCCAGCACAAGAGACTCCCTGGCAGTGCTGGATC TGGGGAGAGTGTTGAGAGCCCAGATACAGGTTCTGCTGCTGGAGTTTCTGAGGCACCCCCTGCTGTCATCCCATCCCAGGGAGACCTCCTCGGGGATCTGCTTAATCTGGACCTGACCCCTCCTACCACCACCggaccaccaccaccacccgcTTCCTCTGGCATGCAGATGGGTGCTATGGACCTTCTTGGAGGAGGACTGGACAGCTTG CTTGGCGGAGACCTTGGAGGGGGGCCTGCT ATGGGGACAGGTTTCGGTGCTCCTCCAGCTGCCCTGCCAGCTTCCTTCAATGTCCCTGTTAGTGGCGGTCTGGATGACCTGTTTGATCTCGGAGGTGGAGTTGGTATGCCTATGGGAGCGTTCAACCCCCCTAAAACA GTTTGGCTTCCAGCCATGAAGGCCAAGGGTCTGGAGATATCGGGCACTTTTGTCCGCCGTGCTGGGGTCATCCAAATGGAGATGACCCTCACTAATAAAGCTATGAGTGTCATGACTGATTTTGCCATTCAGTTTAACAGAAACAG CTTTGGTCTTGCTCCGGCTGGTCCCCTCCAAGTACTCACTCCTCTTAGCccaaaccaaagtattgaagcGGCCCTTCCCCTCAGTACTGTGGGACCTGTCATGAAGATGGAGCCTCTCAACAACCTTCAG GTGGCTGTTAAGAACAACATTGACGTATTCTACTTCAGCTGCCAGTACCCCATCAGCATGCTGTTTGCGGAGGACGGGAAGATGG AGCGACAGGTGTTCCTGGCCACATGGAAAGACATTCCTAATGACAACGAGTCCCAGTTTCAGATCAAAGACTGCCATCTCAACTCAG ATGCAGCCTCCAACAAACTGCAGGGTAGCAACATCTTCACCATAGCCAAGCGTACAGTTGAGGGTCAGGACATGCTGTATCAGTCCATGAAACTCACCAATGGCATCTGGGTGCTGGCTGAGCTGAGGGTGCAGGCAGGGAACCCAAATTACACG
- the ap1b1 gene encoding AP-1 complex subunit beta-1 isoform X1 translates to MTDSKYFTTTKKGEIFELKAELNSDKKEKKKEAVKKVIASMTVGKDVSALFPDVVNCMQTDNLELKKLVYLYLMNYAKSQPDMAIMAVNTFVKDCEDPNPLIRALAVRTMGCIRVDKITEYLCEPLRKCLKDEDPYVRKTAAVCVAKLHDINAQLVEDQGFLDTLKDLISDSNPMVVANAVAALSEIAESHPNSNLLDLNPQTINKLLTALNECTEWGQIFILDCLANYTPRDDRESQSICERVTPRLSHANSAVVLSAVKVLMKFMEMLPKDLDYYGTLLKKLAPPLVTLLSAEPELQYVALRNINLIVQRRPEILKHEMKVFFVKYNDPIYVKLEKLDIMIRLASQANIAQVLAELKEYATEVDVDFVRKAVRAIGRCAIKVEQSAERCVSTLLDLIQTKVNYVVQEAIVVIKDIFRKYPNKYESVIATLCENLDSLDEPEARAAMIWIVGEYAERIDNADELLESFLEGFHDESTQVQLQLLTAIVKLFLKKPTETQELVQQVLSLATQDSDNPDLRDRGYIYWRLLSTDPVAAKEVVLAEKPLISEETDLIEPTLLEELICHIGTLASVYHKPPSAFVEGSRGVQHKRLPGSAGSGESVESPDTGSAAGVSEAPPAVIPSQGDLLGDLLNLDLTPPTTTGPPPPPASSGMQMGAMDLLGGGLDSLLGGDLGGGPAMGTGFGAPPAALPASFNVPVSGGLDDLFDLGGGVGMPMGAFNPPKTVWLPAMKAKGLEISGTFVRRAGVIQMEMTLTNKAMSVMTDFAIQFNRNSFGLAPAGPLQVLTPLSPNQSIEAALPLSTVGPVMKMEPLNNLQVAVKNNIDVFYFSCQYPISMLFAEDGKMERQVFLATWKDIPNDNESQFQIKDCHLNSDAASNKLQGSNIFTIAKRTVEGQDMLYQSMKLTNGIWVLAELRVQAGNPNYTISLKCRAPEVSQCVFQNYEMVLKN, encoded by the exons ATGACGGACTCCAAGTACTTCACCACTACCAAGAAAG GGGAGATCTTTGAGCTCAAGGCAGAGCTGAACAGTgataagaaagagaagaagaaggaggctGTGAAGAAGGTCATTGCATCCATGACAGTTGGCAAGGATGTCAG CGCTCTGTTCCCAGATGTTGTGAACTGCATGCAGACGGACAACCTGGAACTGAAAAAGCTGGTCTACCTCTACCTGATGAACTATGCCAAGAGTCAGCCAGACATGGCTATCATGGCTGTTAACACTTTTGTAAAG GACTGTGAAGACCCTAACCCTCTAATCCGGGCCCTTGCTGTTCGTACAATGGGCTGCATCCGTGTGGACAAGATCACCGAGTACCTGTGTGAGCCACTGAGGAAATGTCTGAAGGATGAAGACCCGTATGTAAGGAAGACAGCCGCTGTGTGTGTTGCAAAGCTCCATGATATCAACGCCCAGTTGGTGGAGGACCAAGGCTTCCTGGACACCCTTAAAGACCTCATCTCTGACTCCAACCCCATG GTTGTAGCAAATGCAGTGGCAGCGCTCTCTGAGATAGCCGAGTCTCACCCCAACAGTAATCTACTGGACCTGAACCCTCAGACCATCAATAAGTTGCTGACAGCTTTAAATGAGTGTACAGAGTGGGGGCAGATATTCATTCTTGACTGCCTGGCCAATTACACACCTCGTGATGACCGCGAGTCCCAAAG CATCTGTGAGCGTGTCACCCCACGGCTCTCCCACGCCAACTCTGCAGTGGTTTTGTCAGCTGTTAAAGTTTTAATGAAGTTCATGGAGATGCTGCCCAAAGACTTGGACTACTATGGCACCCTGCTGAAGAAGCTCGCCCCACCTCTGGTCACTCTCCTCTCTGCTGAGCCAGAGTTGCAATATGTGGCTCTTAGAAACATCAACCTCATCGTACAGAGACG cccAGAGATCCTGAAACATGAGATGAAGGTTTTCTTTGTAAAGTATAATGACCCAATCTATGTCAAACTGGAGAAGCTGGACATTATGATTCGCCTAGCATCTCAAGCCAACATTGCCCAG GTCCTTGCGGAGCTGAAGGAGTACGCCACTGAGGTGGATGTGGACTTTGTCCGTAAAGCGGTCAGAGCCATTGGCCGCTGTGCCATCAAAGTAGAG CAATCGgcagagcgctgtgtcagcacaCTGCTAGACCTCATCCAAACCAAGGTCAACTATGTGGTGCAGGAGGCCATTGTGGTTATCAAGGACATCTTTCGCAAGTACCCCAACAA GTATGAGAGTGTGATTGCCACCCTGTGTGAAAACCTGGACTCCCTGGATGAGCCGGAGGCACGTGCCGCCATGATCTGGATTGTGGGAGAGTATGCTGAGCGCATCGACAACGCTGATGAGCTGCTGGAGAGCTTTTTGGAGGGTTTTCATGATGAAAGCactcag GTGCAGTTGCAGCTGCTGACAGCAATCGTTAAGTTGTTCCTGAAAAAGCCCACCGAGACCCAGGAGTTGGTGCAGCAGGTGTTAAGCCTGGCCACACAG GACTCTGATAACCCAGACCTCAGGGACCGGGGCTACATCTACTGGCGTCTACTCTCGACAGACCCAGTGGCTGCCAAGGAGGTGGTTCTGGCTGAGAAGCCCCTGATCTCTGAGGAGACGGATCTGATTGAGCCCACACTGCTGGAGGAGCTCATCTGCCACATTGGTACTCTGGCCTCTGTCTACCACAAGCCTCCCAGTGCCTTTGTTGAGGGCAGCCGTGGTGTCCAGCACAAGAGACTCCCTGGCAGTGCTGGATC TGGGGAGAGTGTTGAGAGCCCAGATACAGGTTCTGCTGCTGGAGTTTCTGAGGCACCCCCTGCTGTCATCCCATCCCAGGGAGACCTCCTCGGGGATCTGCTTAATCTGGACCTGACCCCTCCTACCACCACCggaccaccaccaccacccgcTTCCTCTGGCATGCAGATGGGTGCTATGGACCTTCTTGGAGGAGGACTGGACAGCTTG CTTGGCGGAGACCTTGGAGGGGGGCCTGCT ATGGGGACAGGTTTCGGTGCTCCTCCAGCTGCCCTGCCAGCTTCCTTCAATGTCCCTGTTAGTGGCGGTCTGGATGACCTGTTTGATCTCGGAGGTGGAGTTGGTATGCCTATGGGAGCGTTCAACCCCCCTAAAACA GTTTGGCTTCCAGCCATGAAGGCCAAGGGTCTGGAGATATCGGGCACTTTTGTCCGCCGTGCTGGGGTCATCCAAATGGAGATGACCCTCACTAATAAAGCTATGAGTGTCATGACTGATTTTGCCATTCAGTTTAACAGAAACAG CTTTGGTCTTGCTCCGGCTGGTCCCCTCCAAGTACTCACTCCTCTTAGCccaaaccaaagtattgaagcGGCCCTTCCCCTCAGTACTGTGGGACCTGTCATGAAGATGGAGCCTCTCAACAACCTTCAG GTGGCTGTTAAGAACAACATTGACGTATTCTACTTCAGCTGCCAGTACCCCATCAGCATGCTGTTTGCGGAGGACGGGAAGATGG AGCGACAGGTGTTCCTGGCCACATGGAAAGACATTCCTAATGACAACGAGTCCCAGTTTCAGATCAAAGACTGCCATCTCAACTCAG ATGCAGCCTCCAACAAACTGCAGGGTAGCAACATCTTCACCATAGCCAAGCGTACAGTTGAGGGTCAGGACATGCTGTATCAGTCCATGAAACTCACCAATGGCATCTGGGTGCTGGCTGAGCTGAGGGTGCAGGCAGGGAACCCAAATTACACG